A stretch of Desulfobacter hydrogenophilus DNA encodes these proteins:
- a CDS encoding HD-GYP domain-containing protein → MALRLSLLYVGVRCPQDLVSADSRLSIACVNTPDAIKSFKQRPDIVLMDPFVLDADVDSEKVRSWFDTFHVHNFKFSPAVFVIVPAETKKSVRLSLMSSGADQVVDWPLDTREIEVKAKGAIDKLHLEQTLFSKIGSLEKSFGYLDRFKRELKEVKDELLEDKSNLNTALKQIHQMSQERRRLKQSLLEIKTQMAADMEGFGRILYTLIRQRVELNRGHGERVGKIACFIATKMGLSQKQLEDLSKAGMLHETGLLFLSKDYIGEKVPGWGDADQDPDSSSTVYDQAMRVQFPVKGAELLSHCRGFEGAAAIIRCLNENVDGTGYPDGLKRRHIPLASRILAAADEMENLREKNGSFGIQNLLSELEPMIGSRLDPTVAGWLEKYAVLHLGGDTLKVRGVGVEQLKPGMTLSATLFTRTGTKLLPAGQTLNRQTIDKIIQYHRAYPVDETVYIKV, encoded by the coding sequence ATGGCTTTGCGCCTTTCTCTTCTATATGTGGGGGTTCGGTGTCCTCAGGATCTTGTGTCTGCAGATTCGCGCCTTTCTATTGCCTGTGTCAACACGCCTGATGCTATAAAATCCTTCAAACAGCGACCGGATATTGTGCTGATGGATCCCTTTGTCCTTGACGCCGATGTTGATTCTGAAAAGGTCCGGTCATGGTTTGATACGTTTCACGTCCATAATTTTAAATTTTCTCCGGCGGTTTTTGTCATCGTGCCTGCAGAAACTAAGAAAAGTGTCCGATTAAGTCTTATGTCATCGGGTGCTGACCAGGTGGTGGACTGGCCTTTGGATACACGGGAGATTGAAGTTAAGGCCAAAGGCGCAATAGATAAGCTTCATCTCGAACAGACACTTTTTTCCAAAATCGGTTCCCTTGAAAAATCTTTTGGGTATCTGGATCGGTTTAAACGCGAATTAAAAGAGGTCAAAGATGAATTGCTTGAGGATAAAAGCAATCTGAACACGGCTCTAAAACAAATTCATCAAATGTCCCAAGAGCGCAGGCGTTTAAAGCAAAGCCTTTTGGAGATCAAGACACAGATGGCTGCGGATATGGAAGGCTTTGGCCGCATTCTTTATACTTTAATTCGTCAGCGGGTGGAGCTTAATCGCGGCCATGGCGAGCGTGTGGGAAAAATTGCCTGTTTTATCGCAACTAAGATGGGCTTATCCCAAAAACAGTTGGAGGATCTATCAAAAGCTGGTATGCTTCACGAAACCGGACTTCTTTTTCTTTCAAAGGATTATATTGGCGAAAAGGTGCCCGGTTGGGGAGACGCAGATCAAGATCCAGACAGCAGTTCCACAGTATATGATCAAGCTATGAGAGTACAGTTTCCGGTTAAAGGGGCTGAACTGCTCAGCCATTGCCGGGGATTTGAGGGGGCAGCGGCTATTATTCGTTGTTTGAACGAAAATGTGGACGGCACAGGATATCCTGATGGCTTGAAACGCCGCCATATTCCTCTGGCGTCAAGAATTCTTGCTGCTGCGGATGAAATGGAGAACCTTCGAGAGAAGAACGGATCGTTTGGCATTCAGAATTTGCTTTCAGAACTTGAGCCGATGATCGGCAGCCGACTTGATCCTACGGTCGCCGGATGGCTTGAAAAGTATGCGGTGTTGCACTTGGGCGGGGATACGCTCAAGGTTCGCGGTGTCGGTGTGGAGCAGCTGAAACCGGGAATGACTCTCAGTGCAACGCTGTTCACCCGGACCGGTACGAAACTGCTGCCTGCCGGGCAGACCCTGAATCGGCAGACCATTGATAAGATCATACAATATCACAGGGCATATCCTGTAGACGAAACTGTTTATATAAAGGTCTGA
- a CDS encoding HD domain-containing protein — translation MTRIADLLFEVRMLKDLNRTGYAFLGAGQESIAEHCFTAAFLCFVMARLEPDVDAEKLISMALVHDTAEARTGDLNYVHKHYNTVDEPRAVSDLIQGLDWAEDISELIDEFNQGETMEARLANDADQLSLILELKKLKDLGASSPESWLPFVVGRLRTDTGKQLAREILGTRWDEWWTRGYSE, via the coding sequence ATGACACGAATTGCTGATCTTTTGTTTGAAGTACGGATGCTTAAAGACCTGAACCGGACCGGGTACGCTTTTTTAGGGGCCGGACAGGAAAGCATTGCTGAACACTGTTTTACCGCAGCTTTCTTGTGCTTTGTCATGGCCCGACTTGAACCGGATGTAGATGCTGAAAAGCTTATTTCCATGGCCCTGGTGCATGATACGGCCGAGGCCCGGACAGGGGATTTGAATTACGTGCATAAACACTACAACACGGTTGATGAACCCCGTGCGGTGTCAGATCTGATCCAGGGTCTTGACTGGGCAGAAGATATTTCCGAACTTATCGATGAATTCAACCAGGGAGAAACCATGGAAGCCCGGCTGGCCAATGATGCGGATCAGCTTTCCTTGATTCTTGAACTTAAAAAATTAAAAGACCTTGGCGCCTCCTCACCTGAATCCTGGCTGCCCTTTGTGGTTGGCCGCCTTAGGACAGATACGGGTAAACAACTTGCCCGGGAGATTCTTGGCACACGTTGGGATGAATGGTGGACCCGTGGATATTCGGAATAG
- a CDS encoding GspE/PulE family protein encodes MHLNSDRYFGAKSICQALISGRLISSDQARDLLCRERKIKEKLAVQTDRNTPGDRRGALSDISFIDVLVYLNLKRLDKPDKVIDEDLIFKILAESWHLPYKKIDPLKLELNFVTGTISRSFALRHLLLPLQMKDGKLVVATPNPFNHEAIDDVQRVTNLKVSPIVSSKTDVARLIREFFGFHHSISAAENLFSRTGVDLGNLERFVKLGNMDEPPSTDQHIVNAVNHLFSYAFDQKASDVHIEPKRDICLVRMRIDGALHTVYKLPKKLHNAVISRIKNLSALDMAEKRRPQDGRIKMLKKDQEVEIRVSTIPVAFGEKVVMRIMDPEILFQDLESLGFTPADLKKYKKLITMPFGIVLVTGPTGSGKSTTLYSSLRMLSSPEVNITTIEDPIEMIHEEFNQIGVQTAIDVTFGSVLRNIMRQDPDIIMVGEIRDLETAKAAVQAALTGHLVLSTLHTNDAVSTVFRLLDLGIPPYLIHSALTGVVAQRLVRKICPHCAQPFEMDRRELAELGLFVPGDGPLKLKHGKGCMKCRNTGYSGRIGIYEILAYTRGLKQLTTRKANLGDMRRTAREQGLIPLRANGIEKMLEGQTTYQEILRVTWEQG; translated from the coding sequence ATGCATTTAAATTCTGATAGGTATTTTGGCGCCAAATCCATTTGCCAGGCCCTGATTTCAGGCCGCCTGATTTCGTCGGATCAGGCAAGGGATTTACTTTGTCGGGAGCGTAAGATAAAAGAGAAACTTGCCGTGCAAACCGACCGTAATACACCCGGGGATAGGCGAGGGGCGCTTTCTGACATATCTTTTATTGATGTGTTGGTATATTTGAATTTGAAGCGGTTGGACAAACCCGATAAAGTGATTGATGAAGATCTTATTTTTAAAATTCTGGCCGAATCCTGGCATCTTCCGTATAAAAAAATTGATCCTTTAAAACTTGAACTCAATTTTGTCACAGGCACTATTTCCCGCTCCTTTGCTCTAAGGCATCTGCTGCTGCCTTTGCAGATGAAAGACGGCAAACTGGTGGTGGCCACCCCGAATCCCTTTAATCATGAAGCCATTGATGATGTGCAGCGGGTAACCAATCTGAAGGTCTCCCCCATTGTTAGTTCAAAAACGGATGTGGCAAGGCTTATCAGGGAGTTTTTTGGGTTTCATCATTCCATCAGTGCGGCTGAAAATTTATTTTCACGAACCGGGGTAGATTTAGGCAATCTTGAACGGTTTGTCAAACTTGGTAACATGGATGAACCGCCGTCCACGGATCAGCATATTGTCAATGCCGTGAACCATTTGTTTTCCTATGCCTTTGACCAGAAGGCCAGCGATGTTCATATTGAACCCAAACGAGATATCTGCCTTGTACGTATGCGGATTGACGGTGCATTGCACACCGTGTACAAATTGCCTAAAAAACTTCACAACGCCGTAATTAGTCGGATCAAAAATCTGTCTGCCCTTGATATGGCCGAGAAACGGCGGCCCCAGGACGGGCGGATTAAGATGCTCAAAAAGGATCAGGAAGTGGAAATTCGGGTATCTACAATCCCTGTGGCATTTGGCGAAAAGGTGGTGATGCGGATCATGGACCCTGAAATCCTTTTCCAGGACCTGGAAAGCTTAGGGTTCACACCGGCAGATCTGAAGAAATATAAAAAACTGATCACCATGCCCTTTGGTATTGTTCTGGTCACAGGCCCCACCGGATCCGGAAAATCCACCACGTTGTACTCTTCATTGCGTATGCTGTCATCTCCTGAAGTAAATATCACCACCATTGAAGATCCCATTGAAATGATCCATGAGGAGTTTAACCAGATTGGAGTCCAAACGGCCATTGATGTGACGTTTGGATCGGTTCTACGCAATATCATGCGCCAGGATCCGGATATCATCATGGTGGGAGAAATTCGGGATCTTGAAACTGCCAAAGCTGCCGTACAGGCGGCCCTGACAGGGCACTTGGTGCTGTCTACCCTGCACACGAATGATGCTGTGTCCACGGTTTTCAGGCTTTTGGATTTAGGTATTCCGCCCTATCTGATCCATTCCGCCCTTACCGGGGTGGTTGCCCAGCGCCTGGTGCGCAAAATTTGTCCCCATTGCGCCCAGCCTTTTGAAATGGACCGTCGGGAGCTGGCAGAGTTAGGGCTTTTTGTGCCGGGTGATGGTCCCTTAAAGCTGAAGCATGGTAAGGGCTGTATGAAATGCAGAAATACCGGTTATAGCGGCCGGATCGGGATTTATGAAATCCTTGCCTACACCCGGGGGCTAAAGCAGTTGACAACCAGAAAGGCAAATCTTGGTGACATGCGCCGGACAGCCCGCGAACAAGGCCTGATTCCTTTACGGGCAAACGGGATAGAAAAAATGCTTGAGGGACAGACAACCTACCAGGAAATTTTGAGGGTGACTTGGGAGCAGGGGTGA
- a CDS encoding cysteine synthase, with translation MYASIIDSIGNTPLVKIQTLNPVPGVTILAKLEYMNPGGSIKDRAALYMISQAEKDGELTPEKTVIEATSGNTGIGLAMICAVKGYKLALAMSESASEERKKILKARGARIILTPRHLGSDGAIEEAYRLAREYPDKYFLTDQYNNDANWKAHYHTTGPEIMAQTNGQVDAVVAAVGTSGTLMGLSRYFKDQDHHARVICAEPYLGHGIQGLKNMKESYTPEIFDKTLLSESVHIDDETAFEAARQLAVKEGLFVGMSSGAAMAVALEQAKRLQNGVIVVIFPDSGERYLSTELFSVKKNIHFIVHNSLGGKKESLNPQGDKEVGVYTCGPTVHRRLDISHFRRHAFTDLLIRYLEYQDVKVRHIVNITDYDDKTIDGARQAKKTPQDFTQPFIDAFLADLSRLGMRQAQAYPRVSEHFNEMTDLTRKLLVNKHAYEKLHSVYFDLASVGDYGQLSRVDVNKIRVGSTVDLDEYEKNNPRDFTLLKRVTLSELKQGLGVKTEWGNVRPSLHLQCAAIASTFLGAEFDIHTGSRELMFPHHENEIAIAGAAGGSFARVWMHCHPVQYDGSLDADDVSSLTLDRLVDMGWDEKTIRFWLLSTHYRKSLLLSRKSLDDAKTVLSRINRCIESLYHVSGQSNEEEIQHITYDLRQGMMNAMASDLKIPVLVSGLLSGVKHINRMVVDGQVGPGGAERLLKCFKDMDTVLNILDFSRKVPYSSEVAALMVERDAARQQKDFKTADRIRKQLDEMSILVHDQKV, from the coding sequence ATGTATGCCAGCATTATTGATTCAATAGGCAACACCCCCCTTGTAAAAATCCAGACACTTAATCCTGTGCCCGGCGTCACCATCCTGGCCAAGCTTGAATATATGAACCCGGGCGGGTCCATCAAGGACAGGGCTGCCCTGTATATGATCAGCCAGGCCGAGAAGGATGGCGAACTGACGCCTGAAAAGACCGTTATTGAAGCCACTTCGGGAAATACGGGCATCGGCCTTGCCATGATATGTGCGGTGAAGGGCTACAAATTGGCCTTGGCCATGTCCGAAAGCGCCAGTGAAGAGCGTAAAAAAATACTCAAAGCTCGAGGTGCTAGAATTATTCTTACTCCCCGGCACTTGGGATCGGACGGGGCCATTGAAGAGGCCTACCGTCTGGCCAGGGAATACCCGGACAAATATTTTCTTACGGACCAATATAATAACGACGCCAACTGGAAAGCCCATTACCATACCACCGGACCTGAAATCATGGCCCAGACCAACGGCCAGGTAGATGCAGTGGTGGCGGCTGTGGGTACCTCGGGGACACTTATGGGTCTGTCTCGGTATTTTAAGGATCAGGACCATCATGCCCGGGTGATCTGTGCCGAGCCCTATTTAGGACACGGTATCCAGGGTCTTAAAAATATGAAAGAGTCGTATACCCCTGAGATCTTTGATAAAACGCTGCTGAGTGAAAGCGTTCACATTGATGATGAAACAGCTTTTGAGGCTGCCCGTCAATTGGCTGTAAAAGAAGGGCTTTTTGTGGGCATGAGTTCGGGTGCGGCTATGGCGGTGGCCCTTGAGCAAGCCAAGCGTCTTCAAAACGGGGTCATCGTTGTGATTTTTCCGGATTCAGGTGAACGCTATCTTTCCACCGAGCTTTTCAGCGTAAAGAAGAATATTCATTTTATCGTCCACAATTCCCTGGGTGGGAAAAAAGAGTCCTTAAACCCCCAGGGAGACAAGGAAGTTGGTGTTTATACTTGCGGTCCCACAGTACACCGGCGTTTGGATATCAGTCATTTCAGGCGTCATGCGTTTACGGATCTGCTCATCCGTTACCTTGAATACCAGGATGTGAAAGTCAGACATATCGTTAATATTACCGATTATGACGATAAAACCATTGACGGGGCAAGGCAGGCAAAAAAAACCCCCCAGGACTTTACCCAGCCTTTTATTGATGCTTTTCTGGCTGATTTGTCACGGCTTGGTATGAGGCAGGCTCAGGCTTATCCCAGGGTGTCCGAACATTTTAACGAAATGACGGATTTGACAAGGAAACTGCTTGTCAACAAACATGCCTATGAAAAACTTCATTCCGTATACTTTGACCTTGCAAGCGTTGGGGATTACGGCCAACTTTCCCGGGTGGACGTCAACAAGATCCGGGTGGGGTCCACTGTGGATCTGGATGAATATGAAAAGAACAATCCCAGGGACTTTACTCTGCTCAAGCGGGTAACACTGTCGGAGCTTAAACAGGGCTTGGGCGTTAAAACGGAATGGGGTAATGTCCGTCCCTCGCTTCATTTGCAGTGTGCTGCCATTGCGTCAACCTTCCTTGGCGCAGAGTTTGATATACATACGGGTTCAAGGGAACTTATGTTCCCCCACCATGAAAATGAGATTGCCATTGCCGGGGCTGCCGGCGGTTCTTTTGCCAGGGTGTGGATGCATTGTCATCCGGTGCAGTATGATGGGTCCCTGGATGCGGATGATGTTTCGTCACTGACCCTGGACCGGCTGGTTGACATGGGATGGGACGAGAAAACCATTCGCTTCTGGCTGCTGTCCACCCATTACAGAAAATCCCTGCTGTTATCCAGAAAAAGTCTGGATGATGCCAAAACCGTTCTTTCCCGTATCAACCGTTGCATTGAATCCCTTTATCATGTGTCGGGGCAGTCCAATGAAGAGGAGATCCAGCATATCACCTATGATCTGCGCCAGGGCATGATGAACGCCATGGCAAGCGATCTTAAGATCCCTGTCCTGGTATCCGGTCTTTTGTCCGGTGTGAAGCACATCAACCGGATGGTTGTTGATGGTCAGGTCGGGCCGGGGGGGGCAGAGCGCCTGCTTAAATGTTTCAAAGATATGGATACCGTGCTTAATATTTTGGATTTCAGCAGAAAGGTACCGTATTCGTCAGAGGTGGCGGCACTCATGGTTGAACGGGATGCGGCTCGGCAGCAAAAAGATTTTAAGACAGCAGACAGAATTCGAAAACAACTGGACGAAATGAGTATCCTGGTTCATGATCAAAAGGTGTAA
- a CDS encoding LysM peptidoglycan-binding domain-containing protein: protein MPIHDRMFSSLVFLIVVCIFACLSPLSAREGAKTFDTNQETGFYYTIKKGDTLWDLSQKFYNSQWDWPGLWELNKEIKNPHWIYPGNTIRVFLKPEFKKQPPEKPNRMAIETRFNYPAIHRTGFIKKEQVPALGTVLREKEGNIMMATNDIVYIRPTGHTPFVTGHRYQIYSTSQVDQKIRASRYKGIKHLIKADLEIIEVNTQYAAGKIKKAYTDVVSGDLVMDFYPRQPILEVDEHPDPVDAVLLCSEDNNILVNDYRIAFINKGADDNIQSGNIYTIKRGKENESVYDVKTGLDIAPVAAGRLIVIHTEPASATVMVLSSIQDIHPGDIVN from the coding sequence ATGCCGATTCACGATAGAATGTTTTCATCCCTGGTGTTCCTAATAGTGGTTTGCATCTTTGCCTGCCTTTCCCCGCTTAGCGCCCGGGAAGGAGCGAAAACGTTTGACACAAATCAGGAGACAGGCTTTTACTACACCATTAAAAAAGGCGATACTCTCTGGGATCTGTCCCAAAAATTTTATAATTCCCAATGGGACTGGCCAGGCCTGTGGGAGCTTAACAAGGAGATTAAAAATCCCCATTGGATTTATCCGGGCAACACCATCAGGGTGTTTCTCAAACCTGAATTTAAAAAGCAGCCCCCTGAGAAACCAAACAGGATGGCGATTGAAACCCGGTTTAATTATCCAGCCATTCACAGAACCGGGTTTATCAAAAAAGAACAAGTGCCGGCCCTTGGCACGGTGTTACGAGAAAAAGAGGGCAATATCATGATGGCCACCAATGATATTGTTTATATCAGGCCCACGGGCCATACCCCTTTTGTTACTGGGCACAGGTACCAGATTTATTCTACCTCCCAGGTGGATCAAAAGATCCGCGCAAGCCGTTACAAAGGCATCAAGCACTTGATCAAAGCCGACCTTGAAATTATTGAAGTCAATACCCAATATGCAGCCGGCAAGATAAAAAAAGCCTACACGGATGTGGTTTCAGGCGATCTGGTTATGGATTTTTATCCAAGACAGCCCATACTTGAGGTGGATGAACACCCTGATCCCGTGGATGCGGTTTTGCTCTGTTCCGAGGATAACAATATTCTGGTGAACGATTACCGCATCGCCTTTATAAACAAGGGTGCCGACGATAATATCCAGTCGGGCAACATTTACACCATCAAACGCGGCAAAGAAAACGAATCGGTTTACGATGTCAAAACAGGTCTGGATATCGCACCCGTAGCAGCGGGCAGACTCATTGTTATACATACGGAACCTGCAAGTGCGACGGTCATGGTTCTCTCATCAATCCAAGACATTCATCCCGGCGATATCGTAAATTAA
- a CDS encoding DMT family transporter, with amino-acid sequence MTYFKLLLTAFFWGGTFIAGKSLAGHVHPFCAAFLRFSIASFFLVLLVIKQEGRLPRIYGIDALLIFLSGLTGVFAYNLFFFSGLTIINANRAALIIATNPIFISLFSAVIFKEKLTPLKILGLVLSVSGALIIITGGDINQIFKAGISRGEMAIFGCVISWVSYSLLGRPLTGRFSALVSVCYSSLAGTLMLFFPAVSKGLFAALPGYGMLEWGSLFYLGFFGTVLGFYWYYQGIKEIGPTKSGVFINFVPVSALILSYFILNEPVTKQILTGAGLVVTGVYITNISGFWRRKNQR; translated from the coding sequence ATGACATATTTCAAACTTTTATTGACCGCTTTTTTCTGGGGCGGCACCTTCATAGCCGGCAAAAGCCTGGCAGGTCATGTACACCCATTTTGTGCGGCATTTTTAAGATTCTCCATTGCTTCATTTTTTCTGGTGCTACTGGTGATAAAGCAGGAGGGAAGGCTACCGAGGATTTATGGAATAGATGCGCTTCTAATTTTTCTTTCCGGTTTAACCGGCGTTTTTGCTTATAATTTATTTTTCTTTTCCGGCCTGACCATAATCAACGCAAACCGAGCCGCACTTATTATTGCTACCAACCCCATATTCATCAGTCTTTTTTCAGCGGTAATTTTTAAGGAGAAATTGACACCTTTAAAAATCCTGGGTCTTGTCCTGTCCGTTTCCGGGGCGCTTATCATTATCACAGGCGGGGATATCAACCAAATTTTTAAAGCCGGTATCAGCCGAGGGGAAATGGCCATTTTCGGTTGTGTAATCTCCTGGGTCAGTTATTCGCTTCTTGGCAGGCCCCTTACCGGCCGGTTCTCTGCTTTGGTCAGTGTGTGTTACTCATCACTGGCCGGTACTCTGATGCTTTTTTTCCCGGCAGTATCAAAGGGTCTGTTCGCAGCCCTTCCAGGGTACGGCATGCTTGAATGGGGCAGCCTTTTCTACCTGGGATTTTTCGGCACAGTACTCGGTTTTTACTGGTATTACCAGGGGATTAAGGAGATCGGGCCCACAAAATCCGGTGTATTCATTAACTTCGTACCGGTTTCTGCGTTGATTCTATCTTACTTTATTCTTAACGAACCTGTAACAAAACAAATCCTTACAGGGGCAGGTCTGGTTGTCACAGGCGTTTATATAACGAATATATCGGGATTTTGGCGCAGAAAAAACCAACGTTGA
- a CDS encoding indolepyruvate ferredoxin oxidoreductase subunit alpha, translating to MAFTPIVDQAKCVGCEECVDVCPAEVFEMVDGKSDPVNAEECMGCESCVEVCEEDAITIEED from the coding sequence ATGGCTTTTACCCCGATCGTTGATCAGGCAAAATGTGTAGGTTGCGAGGAATGCGTTGATGTATGTCCTGCAGAAGTGTTTGAAATGGTGGACGGCAAATCCGATCCCGTCAATGCAGAAGAATGCATGGGCTGCGAAAGCTGCGTAGAAGTTTGTGAAGAAGACGCCATTACCATAGAAGAAGACTAA
- a CDS encoding OmpA/MotB family protein, translated as MAGNDEESGSEKKKVVKKQIINVTEGAPAWMATFADLVTLLMCFFVLLFAMSTTQQETYKELVKSLRSALGAQAVPESGTREGLTMHPVPSEKTEDHQSIDELGGMIEKELDDIVSEIRELVLFNKLGGEVSVTKTEAGVVITMSDLLLFSAGGTQLSPKGLEILEKVASVLSRLAYHVKIRGHTDSEPITSSTYPSNWELSSARASTVARLLVANGVSPFYISAEGYAQYHPVATNDTAQGRARNRRVEIVYERDSIARQFEGMYKK; from the coding sequence ATGGCAGGAAACGACGAAGAGTCAGGTAGCGAGAAAAAAAAGGTCGTCAAAAAACAGATTATCAATGTCACCGAAGGTGCGCCTGCATGGATGGCAACCTTTGCGGATCTGGTAACGCTTTTAATGTGCTTTTTTGTTCTTTTATTTGCTATGAGTACCACCCAGCAGGAGACTTATAAAGAACTTGTCAAATCCCTGAGAAGTGCCCTGGGAGCTCAGGCTGTTCCTGAATCCGGTACCCGGGAGGGTTTAACCATGCATCCGGTGCCTTCGGAAAAAACAGAAGATCACCAGTCCATTGATGAGCTTGGCGGCATGATTGAAAAGGAGCTAGATGATATTGTTTCTGAAATCAGGGAACTGGTCCTTTTCAATAAACTGGGCGGGGAGGTCAGTGTCACTAAAACCGAGGCCGGTGTGGTCATTACCATGTCTGACTTGCTGCTCTTTTCAGCAGGCGGCACTCAGTTATCTCCCAAGGGTTTGGAGATTCTTGAAAAAGTGGCTTCGGTCCTGTCACGGCTTGCCTACCATGTAAAGATCCGGGGGCATACCGATTCCGAGCCCATTACTTCATCCACTTATCCATCGAACTGGGAACTGTCTTCGGCCAGGGCGTCTACTGTTGCACGCCTGCTGGTAGCAAACGGGGTGTCGCCTTTTTATATTTCTGCCGAAGGCTATGCCCAGTATCATCCCGTGGCCACCAATGATACGGCCCAGGGCCGGGCCCGTAACCGTCGGGTGGAGATTGTTTATGAGCGTGACAGTATAGCCCGCCAGTTCGAAGGCATGTATAAAAAATAA
- a CDS encoding motility protein A, with translation MDISSIIGAVSGIGFILGTILLGGPISMFINIPSILIVVGGTIAATMIGFPLGDVIGIVKTAIKVFMFKIEKAENIIANLTEISNKARKGGLLSIEGDIQSTSDPYLAQALQMTVDGVKTEDIGQIMEKKMELTKKDLDTGSAIFAAMAAYAPAFGMIGTLIGLVQMLANLDDPSTIGPKMAVAMITTFYGAIMANLFFIPMSDKLKGRTEEEITNMNIVYEGILSIREGEHPKLMEDKLKVYLGDAAKEEKK, from the coding sequence ATGGATATTTCTTCAATAATCGGTGCTGTTTCAGGGATTGGGTTCATTCTGGGCACCATTCTTTTGGGCGGTCCCATCAGTATGTTCATCAATATCCCCTCTATTCTTATTGTGGTGGGCGGTACCATTGCCGCAACCATGATCGGTTTTCCGCTAGGTGATGTTATAGGCATCGTTAAAACTGCGATTAAGGTGTTTATGTTCAAAATTGAAAAAGCCGAGAATATTATTGCCAATCTTACGGAAATATCCAATAAGGCCAGAAAAGGTGGATTGTTGTCCATTGAAGGTGATATTCAGAGCACTTCGGATCCCTATCTGGCCCAGGCCCTGCAAATGACCGTGGACGGGGTTAAGACCGAAGATATCGGGCAAATCATGGAAAAGAAGATGGAATTGACCAAAAAAGATTTGGATACCGGTTCGGCCATTTTTGCCGCCATGGCGGCTTATGCACCGGCATTTGGGATGATCGGTACGCTGATCGGCCTTGTGCAGATGCTGGCTAATCTGGATGACCCCTCCACCATTGGTCCGAAAATGGCCGTTGCCATGATTACCACATTTTACGGCGCCATCATGGCCAATCTTTTTTTCATTCCCATGAGTGATAAGCTCAAAGGGCGTACCGAAGAAGAAATTACCAACATGAATATTGTTTACGAGGGTATTTTATCCATCCGGGAAGGTGAACATCCAAAACTTATGGAAGACAAGCTCAAGGTCTATTTGGGGGATGCTGCCAAGGAAGAGAAAAAGTAA